Proteins encoded within one genomic window of Acidimicrobiia bacterium:
- a CDS encoding MFS transporter translates to MRGDPSADTAPAIRTGTAAGRWVTTTAVLGSGVAFLDGTVVNAALPTIADDLGANLADLQWVLTGYLLTLGSLLVIGGSLGDLFGRRRMFVFGLVGFAIASLACGVAPSTETLIAARLVQGTAAALLVPGSLAMISASFHHDDRAKAIGAWSGLSGISLAIGPFLGGWLIDAVSWRAIFLINLPVVAIAVVLTQRHVPETFDHDADRHVDVVGGGLLAGGLAGVVYALIQGPADGWSGTPLVIGIAGVASLAAFLAWEARSVHPMVPLSVFGSRQFSGANAATLAVYAALGGAMFLVVVFLQTELHYSALEAGAAFVPITLFMLAFSQRAGALAQRIGPRVPMTVGPLVAGAGIALFALADPDRSYWEGVLPGAVMLGIGLTITVAPLTAAVLAAIDDRHAGIGSAINNAVARIAGLLAVAVLPAVAGIAGTGSGLDLQRGFDRAMFFAGGLCALGGAVSWLTIRTVAPVQSLRRADVTAPCEAPSLVTADR, encoded by the coding sequence GTGAGAGGCGATCCGAGCGCAGACACCGCGCCTGCGATCCGAACCGGTACCGCAGCCGGCCGGTGGGTCACGACCACCGCGGTGCTCGGGTCGGGCGTCGCGTTCCTCGACGGCACCGTGGTGAACGCGGCGCTGCCCACGATTGCCGACGACCTCGGCGCCAACCTCGCCGACCTCCAGTGGGTGCTCACCGGTTACCTGCTCACGCTCGGTTCGTTGCTCGTGATCGGCGGGTCGCTCGGCGACCTGTTCGGTCGGCGCCGCATGTTCGTGTTCGGACTGGTCGGCTTCGCGATCGCATCGCTCGCCTGCGGCGTGGCGCCGTCCACCGAAACGCTCATCGCGGCGCGGCTGGTGCAAGGCACCGCGGCCGCGCTCTTGGTTCCAGGGAGCCTCGCAATGATCTCGGCGTCGTTCCACCACGACGACCGGGCCAAGGCGATCGGCGCGTGGTCCGGGCTCAGCGGGATCTCGTTGGCGATCGGTCCGTTCCTCGGGGGCTGGCTCATCGACGCCGTGTCGTGGCGCGCCATCTTCTTGATCAACCTGCCCGTGGTGGCGATCGCCGTCGTGCTCACCCAGCGCCACGTTCCCGAGACGTTCGACCACGACGCTGACCGGCATGTCGACGTGGTGGGTGGTGGGCTCCTCGCCGGCGGCCTCGCCGGCGTGGTCTACGCCCTGATCCAAGGCCCCGCGGATGGATGGTCGGGCACACCCCTGGTGATCGGGATCGCGGGCGTCGCCTCCCTCGCCGCGTTCCTCGCATGGGAAGCACGTTCGGTGCACCCGATGGTCCCGCTGTCCGTGTTCGGCTCACGTCAGTTCTCTGGTGCAAATGCCGCGACGCTCGCGGTGTACGCCGCGCTCGGCGGCGCCATGTTCTTGGTGGTGGTGTTCCTCCAGACCGAGCTCCACTACTCCGCGCTCGAGGCCGGCGCGGCGTTCGTCCCCATCACGCTGTTCATGCTGGCGTTCTCGCAGCGTGCCGGCGCACTCGCGCAACGCATCGGGCCGCGAGTCCCGATGACGGTCGGCCCGCTCGTCGCGGGAGCTGGCATCGCGCTGTTCGCACTCGCCGATCCCGACCGTTCGTACTGGGAGGGCGTGCTCCCCGGCGCAGTCATGCTCGGCATCGGGCTCACGATCACCGTCGCCCCGCTCACCGCCGCCGTGCTCGCCGCGATCGACGATCGCCATGCCGGCATCGGATCGGCCATCAACAACGCGGTGGCGCGCATCGCGGGGCTGCTCGCGGTCGCGGTCCTTCCCGCGGTCGCGGGCATCGCCGGCACCGGGAGTGGTCTCGATCTACAACGCGGCTTCGACCGGGCCATGTTCTTCGCGGGCGGATTGTGCGCGCTTGGCGGGGCGGTGTCGTGGCTCACGATCCGCACCGTCGCGCCGGTCCAGTCACTGCGACGAGCTGACGTGACGGCACCCTGCGAGGCCCCAAGCCTCGTCACGGCTGACCGGTAG
- a CDS encoding SDR family NAD(P)-dependent oxidoreductase, giving the protein MAGAMKVRDANIVVTGASTGIGRATALLLARKGARVTAAARDEARLQELAAEQPGITPVRTDLSLDADRIALLAAAGDVDVLVNNAGLGYHGFVETMPAAKVRELLELNVLALIDLTQRVLPGMLTRGRGHIINVGSIAGYVGVPAEAVYSATKYAVQGFNDGLRRELRGRGVAVTLIAPGPIKTEFIAREMTGAPAPEPGSMDRGLPVETVSRAILRALTRRLPGYRTITVPRIGGWSRLGSVPGMAVLTDLATRGRVREALRKQERTHDSGAGY; this is encoded by the coding sequence ATGGCCGGCGCGATGAAGGTACGAGACGCGAACATCGTCGTGACCGGCGCCTCGACCGGCATCGGACGCGCGACCGCGTTGCTCCTTGCGCGCAAGGGTGCCCGGGTCACGGCCGCGGCGCGTGACGAGGCGCGCTTGCAAGAGCTCGCGGCCGAGCAACCCGGCATCACCCCGGTGCGGACCGACCTCTCGCTGGACGCCGACCGGATCGCGCTGCTCGCCGCGGCTGGCGACGTCGACGTCCTCGTGAACAACGCCGGTCTCGGCTATCACGGGTTCGTCGAGACCATGCCGGCCGCCAAGGTGCGCGAGCTGCTGGAGCTCAACGTGCTCGCGCTGATCGATCTGACCCAGCGCGTCCTCCCGGGCATGCTCACCCGCGGACGCGGCCACATCATCAACGTCGGCTCGATCGCCGGGTACGTCGGAGTGCCCGCCGAGGCCGTGTACTCCGCCACGAAGTACGCCGTGCAGGGATTCAATGACGGCCTACGCCGCGAGCTCCGTGGCCGCGGGGTTGCGGTCACGCTCATCGCACCGGGACCGATCAAGACCGAGTTCATCGCGCGCGAGATGACCGGCGCACCGGCTCCCGAGCCCGGTTCGATGGACCGCGGGTTGCCGGTCGAGACCGTCTCTCGGGCGATCCTGCGCGCGTTGACGCGTCGGCTGCCCGGCTACCGCACGATCACCGTGCCGCGCATCGGCGGGTGGAGTCGACTCGGTTCGGTGCCAGGCATGGCCGTGCTCACCGATCTCGCGACGCGCGGGCGCGTGCGCGAAGCATTGCGCAAGCAGGAGCGCACTCACGATTCGGGCGCAGGTTACTGA
- a CDS encoding LCP family protein, whose product MSPSRSGQTFAGRAGVAVVLVLSLVVGGFILLNLLLVVKLGKATRVDLAVAESPAGGGANYLLIGSDTRSFISDDPSDAQRFGEAGGQRSDTIMVLHTDPDSERSLLVSFPRDLWVNIPGRGDAKLNAAFNDGPQSVVDTLSSSFSVPIHHYVEVNFESFRQVVDAIGTIPVFFPAPARDEFSTLNIPFGGCVDLHGVDALAFVRSRNLELFNAATGEWEIADPIPDIGRIARQQALLRVLGEKAMDKALTNPFTANKIADAAIGQLTLDADFGRGDVFALADGFASTEEEPGPATLVIPTTPATRDGQSVLETTGDAESVLAQLRDFETVIRSDAGDATPSETRVRVLNASGVEGGAAEALGDLEGLGFVGAGTGNANERGVTEVRYASGQDDKAALVAAVISGDVEEIEDGSIEGADVVLVLGGSFEGIIRSTAVAAPEPEPGATLAPQPASLAPVPGDCGNTQ is encoded by the coding sequence GTGTCCCCGAGTCGAAGCGGTCAGACCTTCGCGGGCCGGGCCGGTGTTGCCGTGGTGTTGGTCCTGTCGCTCGTGGTCGGCGGCTTCATCCTGCTCAACCTGCTGTTGGTCGTGAAGCTCGGAAAGGCGACGCGGGTGGACCTGGCGGTCGCCGAGTCGCCGGCGGGCGGCGGGGCCAACTACCTCCTTATCGGTTCCGACACCCGGTCCTTCATCTCCGACGATCCCAGCGACGCGCAACGCTTCGGTGAGGCCGGCGGGCAGCGCTCCGACACGATCATGGTGCTGCACACCGACCCCGACTCCGAGCGCTCGCTACTCGTTTCGTTCCCGCGCGACTTGTGGGTCAACATCCCCGGCCGCGGCGACGCCAAGCTCAACGCCGCGTTCAACGACGGACCGCAGTCCGTGGTCGACACGTTGTCGAGCAGCTTCAGCGTCCCGATCCACCACTACGTAGAGGTGAACTTCGAGTCGTTCCGTCAGGTCGTCGATGCGATCGGTACGATTCCCGTGTTCTTCCCCGCGCCGGCCCGTGACGAGTTCTCGACCCTCAACATTCCGTTCGGAGGCTGCGTCGACCTCCACGGCGTGGACGCCCTGGCGTTCGTGCGCTCACGCAACCTCGAGCTCTTCAACGCCGCGACCGGCGAATGGGAGATCGCCGACCCCATCCCTGACATCGGTCGCATCGCCCGCCAACAAGCGCTGTTGCGAGTGCTCGGCGAGAAGGCGATGGACAAGGCGCTCACCAATCCGTTCACCGCGAACAAGATCGCCGACGCCGCGATCGGCCAGCTCACGCTCGATGCCGACTTCGGTCGAGGCGACGTGTTCGCCTTGGCCGACGGGTTCGCGTCGACCGAAGAGGAGCCCGGACCGGCAACGCTGGTGATCCCGACGACACCAGCGACGCGTGATGGCCAGTCGGTGCTCGAGACCACGGGCGATGCGGAGTCCGTGCTCGCGCAGCTGCGCGACTTCGAGACGGTCATCAGATCCGACGCCGGTGACGCGACGCCCAGTGAGACCCGCGTGCGCGTGCTCAACGCGTCAGGGGTCGAGGGAGGGGCCGCCGAAGCGCTCGGCGATCTCGAGGGTCTCGGCTTCGTCGGCGCCGGCACCGGCAACGCCAACGAACGCGGCGTCACCGAGGTTCGCTACGCCTCGGGCCAAGACGACAAGGCCGCGCTCGTGGCCGCCGTCATCAGCGGTGACGTGGAAGAGATCGAGGACGGCTCCATCGAAGGCGCCGATGTCGTGTTGGTGCTCGGAGGCTCGTTCGAGGGCATCATCCGGTCCACGGCGGTGGCCGCGCCCGAACCCGAGCCCGGCGCGACCCTCGCGCCACAGCCCGCGTCACTCGCTCCCGTCCCTGGCGACTGCGGAAACACGCAGTAA
- a CDS encoding MBL fold metallo-hydrolase, which translates to METRVDEIADGIYRFSTFVPEPQLAFNQFLIQADEPLLFHTGMHGLFPLVSEAVARVMPLDQLRWISFGHFEADECGALNDLLAAAPKAEAMHTFTGVMVSLNDYAARPPRGLVDDEVIDLGGRRVRHLATPHVPHAWDAGLLYEETTNTLFCGDLFTAQGECEPLVEDDLLGPAMAAEDLFGGTSLTPMTAPTIRRLADLEPTTLALMHGPSYRGDGGAQLRALADAYAERVAAA; encoded by the coding sequence ATGGAAACCCGTGTGGACGAGATTGCGGACGGCATCTACCGGTTCAGCACCTTCGTGCCCGAGCCCCAGCTCGCGTTCAATCAGTTCCTGATCCAGGCCGACGAGCCGCTGCTGTTCCACACCGGGATGCACGGGCTGTTCCCGCTCGTGTCGGAGGCAGTTGCCCGTGTCATGCCACTCGACCAGCTGCGCTGGATCAGCTTCGGGCACTTTGAGGCCGACGAGTGCGGCGCGCTGAACGACTTGCTCGCGGCCGCGCCGAAGGCCGAGGCGATGCACACCTTCACCGGTGTGATGGTGTCGTTGAACGACTACGCAGCGCGACCGCCGCGCGGCTTGGTCGACGACGAGGTCATCGATCTCGGTGGTCGGCGGGTGCGCCACCTGGCCACACCGCACGTGCCGCACGCCTGGGACGCGGGCCTGCTCTACGAGGAGACCACGAACACCCTGTTCTGCGGCGACTTGTTCACAGCCCAGGGTGAGTGCGAGCCGCTCGTGGAGGACGACCTCCTGGGTCCTGCGATGGCGGCGGAGGACTTGTTCGGCGGCACGTCACTCACGCCCATGACGGCACCGACGATCCGACGCCTCGCCGACCTCGAACCCACGACACTCGCGCTCATGCACGGGCCGAGCTACCGCGGTGACGGCGGCGCGCAACTACGGGCGCTCGCCGACGCGTACGCAGAACGGGTCGCCGCGGCCTGA
- a CDS encoding cytochrome P450 — MTGTAPHIDLLAGDLYGDRAREAYTWMRAHSPVHFDEKNAMWGLATYDAVLSAERDAKVFSNAGGSRPDTGPLPWMIDLDAPEHLKRRKLVNRGFTPARVRASEPQLGRICDELIDRVCEQGECDFVHDIAAPLPMIVIGDMLGIPPEDRGLLLAWSDAMLASLSGDPEHLEAAGEAFLGYQDYAQKMMAARRESGAADDLIGVLVHAEIDGDRLEDHEIVMETLLLLVGGDETTRHVTTGGMEQLLVNPDQRQRLVDDPTLLPSALEEMLRWVSPIKNMARTVTRDVELAGRQLHAGDRALLLYESANFDDGQFNRPERFDIERSPNEHLAFGFGPHFCLGASLARLELQTMFERLLTRLPDLELVPDASYPRFLGQLAEMPVRFTPVPRVLE, encoded by the coding sequence ATGACGGGCACCGCACCGCACATCGACTTGCTGGCGGGCGACCTCTACGGCGACCGGGCGCGCGAGGCGTACACCTGGATGCGGGCGCACTCGCCGGTGCACTTCGACGAGAAGAACGCCATGTGGGGACTCGCCACCTACGACGCCGTGCTCAGCGCCGAGCGTGACGCGAAGGTGTTCTCGAACGCAGGCGGGAGCCGGCCCGACACCGGCCCGCTGCCGTGGATGATCGACCTGGACGCGCCCGAGCATCTCAAGCGGCGCAAGCTCGTGAACCGAGGCTTCACGCCGGCGCGGGTGCGAGCCAGCGAGCCGCAGCTCGGTCGCATCTGTGACGAGCTCATCGACCGCGTGTGCGAGCAGGGCGAGTGTGACTTCGTGCACGACATCGCCGCGCCGCTCCCGATGATCGTGATCGGCGACATGCTCGGCATCCCGCCCGAGGATCGTGGCCTGCTCCTCGCGTGGTCCGACGCGATGCTCGCGTCGCTCAGCGGGGACCCCGAGCACCTCGAGGCGGCCGGCGAGGCGTTCCTCGGCTACCAGGACTACGCACAGAAGATGATGGCGGCCCGACGTGAGTCGGGCGCGGCGGACGATCTGATCGGCGTGTTGGTGCACGCGGAGATCGACGGCGATCGCCTGGAAGACCACGAGATCGTGATGGAGACGCTCCTGCTCCTCGTGGGCGGCGACGAGACCACCCGCCACGTCACGACCGGGGGCATGGAGCAGCTCTTGGTGAACCCCGACCAGCGCCAGCGGCTCGTCGACGATCCCACGCTGCTCCCGAGCGCGCTCGAAGAGATGCTGCGCTGGGTGTCACCGATCAAGAACATGGCGCGCACGGTCACACGTGACGTCGAGCTGGCTGGCCGACAGCTCCACGCCGGCGACCGGGCGCTCCTGCTCTACGAGTCGGCCAACTTCGACGACGGGCAGTTCAACCGCCCCGAGCGCTTCGACATCGAGCGGTCACCGAACGAGCACCTTGCCTTCGGGTTCGGGCCGCACTTCTGCCTCGGCGCGAGTCTGGCCCGACTCGAGCTCCAGACGATGTTCGAGCGGTTGCTGACGCGCCTGCCCGACCTCGAGCTGGTGCCCGACGCGTCGTATCCCCGGTTCCTCGGTCAGCTGGCGGAGATGCCGGTTCGGTTCACGCCGGTACCGCGGGTGCTGGAGTAG
- a CDS encoding YncE family protein, with protein sequence MGRRDQRQRRQRSRLVIGASVAAAAGLAVSAAFAFGGGGSSSGVKTAATSTSSTSTTTTLPPTTTTTLPPIPSSSLTLTLLRRVTGAIAPKSVVASGGGLVFAQNMMYRHTVTVYDRDGNLVATIPDSVQYLTGTVQGAPVEAAFSPDGRFAYVSNYSMFGPGYTHQGADACGPGDGIDNSLVYRIDTTTLGIDSRIAVGQVPKYVAVTPDGRYLLVTNWCSFDMSVVDTVTNLEVKRVPLGPTPRGIAVDPTSRFAYVAVMGTSDVAIVDLTTFAVDWIRGVGSGPRHIVRDPTGQFLYVTLNGADQVVKIDTASRTVVARVSTGSEPRSMDIAPDGHSLYVVNYNSNTVTKVRTSDMVVIQTVSTGTHPIGITYEPTAKRVWVACYAGEIIVFNDA encoded by the coding sequence ATGGGCAGGCGGGATCAACGGCAGCGACGTCAGCGCAGCCGCCTGGTCATCGGCGCTTCGGTGGCGGCGGCCGCAGGCCTCGCCGTGTCGGCCGCGTTCGCCTTCGGTGGCGGTGGCTCGAGCAGTGGCGTCAAGACCGCCGCCACGAGCACGTCGTCGACGTCGACCACGACCACGTTGCCGCCGACGACGACCACGACCCTCCCGCCGATCCCGTCGTCATCGCTCACACTCACACTGCTGCGGCGGGTCACCGGTGCGATCGCGCCGAAGTCGGTGGTTGCGTCCGGCGGCGGCCTCGTGTTCGCCCAGAACATGATGTACCGGCACACGGTCACGGTGTACGACCGCGACGGCAACCTCGTGGCCACGATCCCCGACTCCGTGCAGTACTTGACCGGCACGGTGCAAGGGGCGCCCGTCGAGGCGGCGTTCTCGCCCGACGGCCGGTTCGCGTACGTGTCGAACTACTCGATGTTCGGGCCCGGCTACACCCATCAGGGCGCGGACGCGTGCGGACCTGGCGACGGCATCGACAACAGCCTCGTGTACCGTATCGACACCACGACGCTGGGCATCGACTCACGCATCGCGGTCGGTCAGGTCCCGAAGTACGTGGCGGTCACGCCGGACGGTCGATACCTGCTGGTCACCAACTGGTGCTCGTTCGACATGAGCGTGGTCGACACCGTCACCAATCTGGAAGTGAAGCGGGTCCCGCTCGGCCCTACCCCGCGCGGCATCGCGGTTGATCCCACGTCTCGGTTCGCGTACGTCGCGGTCATGGGAACGAGCGACGTGGCCATCGTCGACCTCACCACCTTCGCTGTCGACTGGATCCGCGGCGTGGGCTCGGGTCCGCGCCACATCGTGCGCGACCCAACGGGTCAGTTCCTGTACGTCACGCTCAACGGTGCCGACCAGGTCGTCAAGATCGACACTGCCTCCCGGACCGTCGTGGCGAGAGTGTCGACGGGCAGCGAGCCGCGCAGCATGGACATCGCGCCCGACGGTCACTCGTTGTACGTCGTCAACTACAACTCGAACACGGTGACGAAGGTTCGCACCAGCGACATGGTCGTGATCCAGACGGTGTCCACCGGCACGCACCCGATCGGCATCACGTACGAGCCCACCGCGAAGCGGGTGTGGGTCGCCTGCTACGCGGGCGAGATCATCGTGTTCAACGACGCCTGA
- a CDS encoding HU family DNA-binding protein: MNRKELVTAIAEDLDADKRSTDAFLSAFIDVVTTTVSNGEPITITGFAKFARRDVAAKPKRQVRNPATGETMWAKPKPASKAVKITPLKAFKDAVLASKRGGVKKLVRRR, translated from the coding sequence TTGAATCGCAAAGAGCTCGTGACCGCCATCGCCGAAGACCTCGACGCTGACAAGCGGTCGACCGATGCGTTTCTCTCGGCGTTCATCGACGTGGTCACGACCACCGTCTCGAATGGTGAGCCGATCACGATCACCGGTTTCGCCAAGTTCGCCCGACGTGACGTTGCTGCCAAGCCCAAGCGTCAAGTGAGGAACCCTGCAACCGGCGAGACAATGTGGGCGAAGCCGAAGCCCGCATCGAAGGCTGTGAAGATCACCCCGCTCAAGGCGTTCAAGGACGCGGTGCTCGCGTCGAAGCGCGGTGGAGTGAAGAAGCTCGTTCGCCGCCGCTAA